In one Leptospira yasudae genomic region, the following are encoded:
- a CDS encoding HEAT repeat domain-containing protein — MKFRSLLAIAFAVSFTTGALFAEKSTEEHIKSLSSGSDSEKYESAVALGKNKEKSAIPELINLLNRNNEPKVASAAAIALGRIAEPGDATIALKNKIISSENGDIVYASLASLLNITTKNEKVEDSTKEAFEYADKNRRGDEFVSDFLDLIKKKLKL; from the coding sequence ATGAAATTTCGTTCTCTTCTTGCTATTGCGTTCGCGGTTTCTTTTACAACAGGCGCCCTGTTTGCCGAAAAATCCACGGAAGAACATATCAAATCTCTTTCTTCCGGTTCCGATTCCGAAAAATACGAATCCGCGGTTGCGCTCGGAAAGAATAAGGAAAAATCCGCAATCCCAGAACTCATCAATCTTCTCAATCGTAACAACGAACCGAAGGTTGCTTCCGCTGCAGCGATCGCTTTGGGAAGAATCGCGGAGCCGGGCGACGCGACCATCGCTCTGAAGAATAAAATTATTTCCTCCGAAAACGGAGACATCGTTTACGCTTCTCTCGCTTCTCTTTTGAACATCACGACTAAAAACGAAAAAGTAGAAGATTCCACAAAAGAAGCGTTCGAATACGCGGATAAGAATCGCAGAGGAGACGAGTTCGTTTCCGATTTTCTGGATCTTATCAAGAAGAAGTTAAAACTCTAA
- a CDS encoding LIC10415 family protein has product MDVPLTNLISSAEKLIRDKRSSVSGKTVSAQDGQGSLDKTEFSSGLTSRYLKIQETLSSLQGEFSREQMKLGVLNEGATPNSELINILFGETPLFRELAENPDIDQAVLKEQIQEKKNKLTDTIRNLEVESENIFSVGMLKGQENFSKSLEAITGKNVQMKQLSERTIERLIKE; this is encoded by the coding sequence ATGGACGTTCCACTCACAAATCTGATAAGCTCTGCGGAAAAGCTGATCCGCGATAAACGGTCTTCCGTTAGCGGCAAAACCGTATCCGCTCAAGATGGACAAGGAAGTCTGGATAAAACGGAATTTTCATCGGGACTCACTTCCCGTTATCTGAAAATTCAGGAAACCCTTTCTAGTCTTCAGGGAGAATTCTCCCGCGAACAAATGAAGCTCGGAGTTTTGAACGAAGGAGCCACGCCGAACAGCGAACTCATCAACATTCTGTTCGGGGAAACCCCGTTGTTCCGAGAACTCGCGGAGAATCCGGATATCGATCAAGCCGTTCTGAAAGAGCAAATTCAGGAAAAGAAAAACAAACTCACAGACACGATCCGTAACTTAGAAGTAGAATCCGAGAATATTTTTTCCGTCGGGATGCTCAAAGGTCAGGAGAATTTCTCCAAATCCCTCGAAGCGATCACCGGTAAAAACGTTCAAATGAAACAGCTCTCCGAAAGAACGATCGAGAGATTGATTAAAGAATAA
- a CDS encoding HesA/MoeB/ThiF family protein — MLTPPEISRYSRNILLDEVKRKGQEALKSSRVTVIGAGGLGSPALYYLAAAGIGKIRVLDSDTIDTTNLQRQILFKHSEIGLSKSETAKHRIEELNPYIEIESFPVRLNPENAEQLLKDSDLVLEGSDNFETKFLTNDVCCSLEIPLLIAGILRFDGMVLGIRPGIDPCYRCIYETLPPANAIPSCSEAGVIGSMAGIIGSIQATEAVKFLLGLTASESPGVFGSMLQLESKSMEFHKVSLIKRQDCKACSHL, encoded by the coding sequence TTGTTGACTCCTCCGGAAATCAGCCGGTATTCCCGGAACATTCTTCTGGATGAAGTAAAACGAAAGGGTCAAGAAGCCCTCAAGTCCTCCCGAGTCACCGTGATCGGCGCCGGGGGGTTGGGTTCTCCCGCTCTCTATTATCTCGCCGCGGCAGGAATCGGAAAGATCCGAGTTTTGGATTCGGATACGATCGATACCACGAACCTGCAAAGACAAATTCTGTTTAAACATTCGGAGATCGGTCTTTCCAAGTCGGAAACGGCAAAACATAGAATCGAAGAATTGAATCCGTACATCGAGATCGAATCGTTCCCGGTTCGTTTGAATCCGGAGAATGCGGAGCAGCTTCTGAAAGACAGCGATTTGGTTTTGGAAGGTTCGGATAATTTCGAAACTAAGTTTCTAACAAACGACGTCTGTTGTTCATTGGAGATTCCTCTTTTAATCGCGGGTATTCTTCGTTTTGACGGGATGGTTTTGGGAATTCGTCCGGGTATCGATCCTTGTTATCGTTGTATTTATGAAACTCTTCCTCCGGCGAACGCGATCCCGAGTTGTTCGGAAGCGGGCGTGATCGGAAGTATGGCCGGAATCATCGGAAGCATTCAGGCGACCGAGGCCGTAAAATTTTTGCTCGGACTTACCGCTTCGGAATCTCCCGGAGTTTTCGGTTCCATGCTTCAGCTCGAATCGAAGTCTATGGAGTTTCATAAGGTTTCGCTAATCAAACGGCAGGACTGCAAGGCTTGTTCTCATCTATGA
- a CDS encoding LA_0442/LA_0875 N-terminal domain-containing protein has translation MKKNITYLIIIILLFSFSLRSETLLLKSGQKMEGHIVSQDKESVTFKLDDGTVKVLPKATIRKISFAKIPDATTKKEPQVNEEEKKAKEAAELAEKQKKEAAELAEKQKAESEKLKAKEEKAKKREQELSASKRHYLEASFGAGSGKEQTELRPFYQTIQYAGLLFGGSGQAEILLDPYKSTNSSSTTRLKYAWNRFTVELRGTEAKGNIDVSGIQTLAFGTGGGSSSSGERAANLIVGDANTKFQKVSSRIGFTPYPHPVLDVQILGGVERIWSKTSQEVDSFGQTTASGINPSRISFREYSQTHKGISYGIGFEFRFLERYTFQGQLLHLTMSSPSSLQNYEYRTDSSTSTIRLNSIGLDYWWKSTGTEVNLKLSARVVGNFSVFAEGSNMTLKNTLQTGYITDNEGGSEQIGLKIFGPRILIPMLYDSKTVLTYFQIGGNYRFDF, from the coding sequence ATGAAAAAAAATATTACCTATCTTATAATAATCATTCTTCTTTTTTCTTTTTCGCTGCGAAGCGAAACCCTTCTTTTAAAGTCCGGTCAAAAGATGGAGGGACATATCGTAAGCCAGGATAAGGAATCGGTGACATTCAAACTCGACGACGGAACCGTAAAGGTTCTTCCGAAAGCAACGATCCGAAAAATCTCGTTCGCAAAAATTCCGGATGCTACGACGAAAAAGGAACCGCAAGTAAACGAGGAAGAAAAGAAAGCCAAAGAAGCCGCCGAACTTGCAGAAAAACAAAAGAAAGAAGCGGCCGAACTCGCAGAAAAGCAAAAGGCAGAATCGGAAAAACTAAAAGCGAAAGAGGAAAAGGCCAAAAAACGAGAGCAGGAACTTTCGGCTTCCAAAAGACATTATCTCGAAGCTTCCTTCGGGGCCGGAAGCGGAAAGGAGCAAACCGAGCTTCGTCCCTTTTATCAAACGATTCAATACGCGGGTTTACTGTTCGGCGGTTCGGGACAAGCGGAAATTCTTTTGGACCCGTACAAGTCGACGAACAGCAGTTCGACAACTCGTCTTAAATACGCATGGAACCGGTTTACGGTCGAGCTGAGAGGAACCGAAGCGAAAGGAAACATAGACGTCAGCGGTATTCAAACGTTAGCCTTCGGAACGGGCGGCGGTTCCTCTAGTTCCGGCGAAAGAGCGGCGAACCTGATCGTAGGCGACGCGAATACGAAATTCCAAAAGGTTTCCTCCCGTATCGGTTTTACTCCGTATCCGCACCCTGTTTTGGACGTGCAGATTCTCGGAGGCGTGGAAAGAATCTGGTCTAAGACCAGTCAGGAAGTGGACAGTTTCGGACAGACGACCGCAAGCGGAATCAATCCGAGCCGCATTAGCTTTCGCGAATATTCTCAAACTCATAAAGGGATTAGCTACGGAATCGGGTTCGAATTCAGGTTTTTGGAACGATATACGTTTCAGGGACAACTGCTTCATCTGACCATGTCGAGCCCTTCCAGCCTGCAAAATTACGAATATAGAACGGACTCCTCCACTTCCACGATCCGTCTCAATTCGATAGGTTTGGATTATTGGTGGAAATCGACGGGAACCGAAGTCAATCTCAAACTTTCCGCGAGAGTCGTCGGCAATTTCAGCGTTTTTGCGGAGGGAAGCAATATGACCCTGAAAAACACGCTTCAAACCGGATACATTACGGACAACGAAGGCGGTAGCGAACAGATCGGCTTGAAGATCTTCGGGCCGAGAATTTTGATTCCGATGTTGTACGACTCGAAAACCGTTCTGACGTATTTTCAAATCGGCGGGAATTATCGTTTCGACTTTTGA
- a CDS encoding adenylate/guanylate cyclase domain-containing protein: MVNPFQQTSDTSKKRSLDPLSYEILKSEIVRTKILCMFFSFTSALIGIIFTVFNEKIKKEIGGEIPFYPVLGVNIGIAVYEWIANRIFNRFLKNKKNIIPFARFVNVFVEITAIGLLIWLNVKIFASPLIPLYSPAVMIFFMFIILSVLRLEFWLSVFTGFLAGVELFALAYYYIPQNPIPMPIQFFNTFVPFVSKGLLFLFSGVAAGLVGLQLKRSLISAISAVQEKNEVVGMFGQYVSPDVVDKLLEQKNENFSEFKSVCVLFLDIRNFTSFSEKRAPGEVIDYLNYIFSHLIDIVNQHNGMINKFLGDGFMAVFGAPLSDGSNDVKNAVDASMEILRKIEFLNQEGKIPETSIGIGLHTGKAMTGNVGSETRKEYTIIGDVVNLASRVEQLNKQFGTKLLVTQAVYEEIKTTMSGRHLSSIHVKGREEPVDVYELDKV; the protein is encoded by the coding sequence GAGTGATACATCTAAAAAGCGGTCCTTGGATCCTTTGTCTTATGAAATCCTAAAGAGTGAAATCGTTCGAACCAAAATTCTCTGTATGTTTTTTTCTTTTACGTCCGCGTTGATTGGAATCATATTCACCGTTTTTAATGAAAAGATTAAGAAAGAGATCGGCGGGGAAATCCCTTTTTATCCGGTTCTCGGAGTGAACATAGGGATCGCCGTTTACGAATGGATCGCGAATCGAATCTTCAATCGATTTTTGAAGAATAAGAAAAACATCATTCCTTTTGCGAGATTCGTGAACGTATTCGTGGAGATAACCGCCATCGGATTGCTGATTTGGTTAAACGTTAAAATTTTCGCGTCCCCTTTGATTCCATTGTATTCTCCGGCCGTGATGATTTTCTTTATGTTCATCATTCTTTCGGTTTTACGACTCGAGTTCTGGTTGAGCGTATTTACCGGATTTTTGGCCGGAGTAGAACTGTTTGCATTAGCATATTATTATATTCCGCAGAATCCGATTCCGATGCCGATTCAATTTTTCAACACGTTTGTGCCTTTCGTTTCCAAAGGGCTTTTGTTTTTATTCAGCGGAGTAGCGGCGGGATTGGTGGGGCTTCAACTAAAACGTTCCTTGATTTCCGCAATTTCAGCGGTTCAAGAAAAGAACGAAGTGGTCGGTATGTTCGGTCAGTATGTTTCACCCGACGTCGTGGATAAGCTTTTAGAACAAAAGAACGAAAACTTTTCCGAGTTCAAAAGCGTCTGCGTTCTATTTTTGGATATCCGTAATTTTACCAGCTTCTCCGAAAAAAGGGCTCCCGGAGAAGTGATCGATTATCTCAATTACATCTTCAGTCATTTGATCGATATCGTGAATCAACACAACGGTATGATCAATAAATTTCTGGGGGACGGTTTTATGGCTGTGTTCGGCGCTCCTCTTTCGGACGGATCGAACGACGTGAAGAATGCGGTCGATGCATCGATGGAAATTCTCAGGAAAATCGAATTTCTAAATCAGGAAGGTAAGATTCCCGAAACCAGCATCGGAATCGGTTTGCATACCGGCAAAGCGATGACGGGTAACGTAGGTTCTGAAACGAGAAAAGAATATACGATCATCGGAGACGTCGTGAATCTCGCATCCAGGGTCGAACAATTGAATAAACAATTCGGAACGAAACTTTTGGTAACCCAAGCGGTTTACGAGGAAATTAAAACGACGATGTCGGGCAGACATCTTTCTTCCATTCATGTGAAAGGAAGAGAAGAACCGGTCGACGTTTACGAGTTGGATAAAGTTTAA
- a CDS encoding helix-hairpin-helix domain-containing protein translates to MSKKETSKIGKGYLDQSDILKEFQTLPGVGKSIAMDYWNLGFRSLDEIQTEDPEKLYVRCCDLHGGYVDRCMLYVFRCVHYALNTKKPNAEKLKWWNWKDSEKPQKSKR, encoded by the coding sequence ATGAGTAAAAAAGAAACTTCTAAAATAGGAAAAGGATATCTCGACCAATCGGATATTCTGAAGGAATTTCAGACGCTTCCCGGAGTGGGAAAATCGATCGCAATGGATTATTGGAATCTCGGTTTTAGAAGTCTCGACGAAATCCAAACCGAAGATCCCGAAAAATTATACGTTCGCTGCTGCGATCTTCACGGAGGTTACGTGGATCGTTGTATGCTTTACGTTTTTCGATGTGTTCACTACGCGTTGAATACGAAAAAGCCGAACGCCGAAAAACTCAAGTGGTGGAACTGGAAGGATTCCGAAAAACCTCAAAAGTCGAAACGATAA
- a CDS encoding LptF/LptG family permease, whose protein sequence is MTSIPLNSDFFKSFFRKWKEEFFPPKLLDRYLFGEFFKIFIGTVILLTGIMLLSLVNDNMRNFTATKAPRYHVALFLIYSLPKIISTTVVSMSLMFSICFTVGQFSVNKELVSMMAAGVSFFRIVAPLILFGILMWVVMLLGTEFIVRPVNKLAKIEHDTLTEGMGTLANSVYQFHVKGKEGFYYLYFYDPDKDEINGGFNYIRLRPDGSPETVISSLKAKYNYDTRLWKMKKVEEWHFDNDLKLSSQESFDEKEYELPEDPTYFKVPAGSVEEMNLFQLGEEEKRRIQKGLSYGDVLTEKHSVFALPMMTIIVTLIGTIAGYFTKKTAGVASLGITIGVVLIYYIFNSAGKSLGENGVIPPFVGVWITPGLFLGLCFWMFRKMNL, encoded by the coding sequence ATGACATCGATTCCGTTGAACTCCGATTTTTTTAAGTCCTTCTTCCGCAAATGGAAGGAAGAATTTTTTCCGCCGAAACTCTTAGATCGATATTTATTCGGGGAATTTTTTAAGATCTTTATCGGAACCGTGATTCTTCTCACGGGAATCATGCTGCTTTCTCTTGTAAACGACAACATGCGGAATTTCACCGCGACCAAAGCCCCTCGTTATCATGTCGCATTATTTTTAATCTACAGTCTGCCGAAGATCATCTCGACCACGGTCGTATCGATGTCCTTGATGTTCTCGATCTGTTTCACCGTGGGCCAATTTTCCGTGAACAAGGAACTCGTATCCATGATGGCCGCGGGCGTTTCCTTTTTCAGAATCGTAGCGCCTCTCATTCTATTCGGAATTTTGATGTGGGTCGTTATGCTGCTCGGAACGGAGTTCATCGTAAGACCGGTCAACAAACTCGCCAAGATAGAACACGATACTCTCACCGAAGGGATGGGAACCCTCGCCAACAGCGTCTATCAGTTTCACGTAAAAGGAAAAGAGGGATTTTATTATTTATACTTCTACGATCCCGATAAGGACGAAATCAACGGCGGATTCAATTATATCCGTCTTCGACCCGACGGTTCTCCCGAAACGGTGATCTCTTCCTTAAAGGCAAAGTATAACTACGATACGAGACTTTGGAAAATGAAGAAGGTCGAAGAATGGCATTTCGACAACGACCTTAAGTTGTCCTCTCAAGAATCGTTCGACGAAAAGGAATACGAACTTCCCGAAGACCCCACTTACTTTAAGGTTCCCGCCGGTTCCGTGGAAGAAATGAATCTCTTTCAACTCGGAGAAGAGGAAAAACGAAGAATTCAAAAAGGACTTTCCTACGGAGATGTTCTTACGGAAAAACATTCCGTCTTTGCTTTGCCGATGATGACGATCATCGTAACGTTGATCGGAACGATTGCGGGATATTTTACGAAGAAAACGGCGGGAGTCGCATCGCTCGGAATCACGATCGGAGTCGTGTTGATTTATTATATCTTCAACTCCGCGGGAAAATCCCTCGGTGAAAACGGAGTGATTCCCCCCTTCGTAGGAGTTTGGATCACGCCCGGACTTTTTCTCGGATTGTGTTTCTGGATGTTTCGAAAAATGAATCTTTAG
- a CDS encoding M48 family metallopeptidase translates to MDHLYPASPANIPSDLTGLNRAHKRNLWLTVIGLVLFLLVYLALSGWFAWSSYSLIRHGLDEGGAGIYSWIAGIGSGLIAVFMIKALFFVKKGSVEEEYEITAKDQPQLFHFLYRLADETGAPRPHRVFLSPRVNACVFYDLSMLNFFFPSKKNLEIGLALVNVLSISELKAVLAHEFGHFAQRSMAVGNWVYIAQQIAAHLIGRRDALDDFLRSVSRFDIRVAWIGWSLRLIIWSLRSALESFFNLVVLAQRALSREMEFQADLVAVSVTGSDALIHALHKLQAADEAWETTQGFLVDQVRLGKAAKDIFPVHSKIIDKSRNLWNNPNYGRVPELPSENPQGHRIFTSEIAQPPRMWATHPYNHEREANAKKRYVPGLLDDRSSWLVFDDADSLREKFTDRLLARYETELSKDAEILNAVDQFYEKEYLNSRYRGAYLGRSFARYASSPNEFYGAKIDSVPDALNELYPPSLTEQLEKLRSLEKEKNLLTALKEGFYTPPDGIIRFRGTELKKKELPSAIESLEKDCKELQEEVFAHDQKCRTAHLRAAEQIGQGWPEYLRGLMDLLHYAVHSMENIEDSRALLNNVYAVVTADRHVSSQELIRLVSAGNQVYDAIEAVHNHKQNIILDSELLERLELKDWNSAFSEFKFTRATEDNMQQWLEVVDSWINEAIDALYALKQASLEKLLLAEAKIAEKIRNPKTKMEAAPSPSKSVPEYPTLVPGQERKLQTRLDLWDRFQTADGLIPGILRFAVAAGIISGALYLTSFAVFR, encoded by the coding sequence ATGGATCACTTATACCCCGCAAGCCCCGCGAATATTCCTTCGGATCTTACCGGATTGAACCGGGCTCACAAACGAAATCTTTGGCTGACCGTAATCGGTCTGGTTCTTTTTCTTCTCGTATATCTCGCATTAAGCGGATGGTTCGCTTGGTCGTCGTATTCCTTGATTCGACACGGATTGGACGAAGGCGGAGCGGGGATTTATTCCTGGATCGCGGGAATCGGTTCCGGGTTGATCGCCGTCTTTATGATCAAGGCCTTGTTCTTCGTAAAAAAGGGAAGCGTGGAAGAAGAATACGAAATCACCGCCAAAGACCAGCCCCAACTGTTTCATTTCTTATACCGTTTAGCGGACGAAACCGGAGCGCCCCGTCCGCACCGAGTGTTTCTTTCGCCGAGAGTCAACGCGTGCGTGTTTTACGATTTATCGATGCTCAATTTTTTCTTCCCTTCCAAAAAGAATTTGGAGATCGGACTCGCTCTCGTAAACGTACTGAGCATCAGCGAACTCAAGGCCGTTCTCGCTCACGAGTTCGGACATTTCGCACAACGCAGCATGGCGGTGGGAAATTGGGTTTATATCGCGCAGCAGATCGCCGCGCATTTAATCGGAAGAAGGGACGCGCTCGATGATTTTCTTCGTTCGGTTTCGAGATTCGACATTCGGGTCGCTTGGATCGGTTGGTCGCTTCGCTTAATCATTTGGTCCTTGCGATCCGCTCTGGAATCCTTTTTCAATCTTGTCGTATTGGCGCAAAGAGCGCTTTCCAGAGAAATGGAATTCCAAGCGGACCTCGTGGCCGTTTCGGTTACGGGAAGCGACGCATTGATTCACGCGCTTCATAAACTGCAAGCGGCGGACGAAGCTTGGGAAACGACCCAAGGTTTTCTTGTCGATCAAGTTCGTTTGGGAAAAGCGGCCAAGGATATTTTTCCGGTTCATTCGAAAATCATCGATAAGTCTAGAAATCTTTGGAACAATCCGAATTACGGAAGGGTTCCCGAATTGCCTTCGGAAAATCCGCAGGGACATCGTATATTCACGTCCGAGATCGCTCAACCTCCGAGAATGTGGGCGACCCATCCTTACAATCATGAAAGAGAAGCGAACGCGAAAAAAAGATACGTTCCCGGTTTGCTCGACGATCGAAGCAGTTGGCTGGTGTTCGACGACGCGGATTCTCTTCGTGAAAAATTCACGGATCGGCTTCTTGCCCGTTACGAAACCGAGCTGAGCAAGGACGCGGAAATCCTGAATGCGGTGGATCAATTCTACGAAAAGGAATATCTAAATAGTCGTTATCGAGGCGCGTATTTGGGAAGATCCTTTGCACGTTATGCGTCATCTCCAAATGAATTTTACGGAGCGAAGATCGATTCCGTTCCGGACGCATTGAACGAATTGTATCCGCCGAGTTTAACGGAACAGCTGGAGAAGCTCCGCTCTCTTGAAAAGGAAAAAAATCTTCTGACCGCGTTGAAGGAAGGATTCTACACTCCTCCCGACGGAATCATCCGATTTCGCGGAACGGAACTCAAAAAAAAGGAACTTCCCTCGGCCATCGAAAGTTTGGAGAAGGATTGTAAGGAACTGCAAGAGGAGGTTTTCGCGCACGATCAAAAATGCAGAACGGCCCATCTCAGAGCGGCGGAACAGATCGGCCAAGGATGGCCCGAGTATCTGCGCGGCTTGATGGACTTGCTTCACTACGCGGTTCACTCGATGGAGAATATCGAGGACAGCAGGGCTTTGTTGAACAACGTATATGCGGTCGTAACGGCGGATCGGCACGTGAGCAGTCAGGAATTGATCCGTCTCGTATCCGCAGGCAATCAAGTCTACGACGCGATCGAGGCCGTGCACAATCATAAGCAAAACATAATATTAGATTCAGAACTTCTCGAGCGTTTGGAATTGAAGGATTGGAATTCCGCGTTCAGCGAATTCAAATTCACCCGTGCGACCGAAGACAATATGCAGCAGTGGTTGGAAGTGGTCGATTCCTGGATCAACGAGGCGATCGACGCGCTTTACGCGCTGAAACAAGCGAGTCTCGAAAAACTTCTTCTCGCGGAAGCGAAGATCGCGGAAAAAATCCGGAATCCGAAAACGAAAATGGAAGCGGCCCCTTCGCCGTCGAAATCCGTTCCCGAATATCCGACCTTGGTTCCGGGTCAGGAACGAAAACTACAAACCCGTTTGGATCTTTGGGATCGGTTTCAAACCGCGGACGGATTGATTCCGGGAATTCTTCGGTTTGCGGTTGCGGCGGGAATCATCAGCGGAGCCTTGTATCTCACGAGTTTTGCGGTTTTTCGATAG
- the lpxK gene encoding tetraacyldisaccharide 4'-kinase, with protein MKSFTPLSLLQVVLFPILYALSFVYRGIFLLDQKFTEKKKLPGAFVISVGNLSMGGTGKTPFSIYLAKLIHREFPEKKIVLLSRGYGATGSKNGYRVTIQSAPREAGDEPLLLKKHLPFAEVWIGRDRYASYLRFKKELKMQEDPIVILDDGFQHHVLERDVDLVLLDSSRIHRERFLIPAGNLREPISSLTRADWIVFSKYEPSVERIVQNIQKKFPQGILRFSSEPDKLLSPDLQLDSPKIFYGKKVYAFTGIGNPEVFFSMIRKFQPLELETRAFRDHHSYTMEDENALDTISKDNDYLVCTEKDLIKISKPPENLKILLLESKLDKEEKLISFLKNKIL; from the coding sequence ATGAAGTCCTTCACCCCTCTTTCGCTTTTACAAGTCGTTCTATTTCCGATCTTATACGCGCTTTCGTTCGTCTATCGAGGAATTTTTCTTTTGGATCAGAAGTTTACGGAAAAGAAAAAACTTCCCGGCGCGTTCGTGATCAGCGTGGGAAATCTTTCCATGGGCGGAACGGGAAAAACCCCCTTCTCCATTTATCTTGCAAAATTGATTCATCGGGAGTTCCCGGAAAAAAAAATCGTGTTGTTGTCCCGTGGATACGGCGCGACCGGATCGAAAAACGGATATCGAGTCACGATACAATCGGCTCCGAGAGAAGCGGGAGACGAACCTCTTCTTTTAAAAAAACATCTTCCGTTTGCGGAAGTATGGATCGGAAGGGATCGATACGCGTCCTATCTTCGTTTTAAAAAAGAATTGAAGATGCAGGAAGACCCGATCGTCATTTTGGACGACGGATTTCAACATCACGTATTGGAACGAGACGTGGATCTGGTTTTATTGGATTCGAGCAGGATTCATCGCGAGCGTTTTCTGATCCCCGCCGGAAATCTTCGCGAACCGATTTCCTCGCTTACAAGGGCGGATTGGATCGTATTCTCGAAATACGAACCTTCGGTGGAAAGAATCGTTCAGAACATTCAGAAAAAATTTCCGCAGGGAATTCTCCGTTTTTCATCCGAACCGGATAAGCTATTATCGCCCGACCTTCAGTTGGATTCTCCGAAAATCTTTTACGGTAAGAAGGTGTACGCTTTTACGGGAATCGGAAATCCTGAGGTTTTCTTTTCGATGATCCGCAAGTTTCAACCGTTGGAGCTGGAAACGAGAGCGTTCCGCGATCACCACTCATATACGATGGAAGACGAAAACGCGCTCGATACGATTTCGAAAGACAACGACTATCTCGTTTGTACGGAAAAAGATCTGATTAAAATTTCGAAACCTCCGGAGAATTTGAAGATTCTTCTTTTGGAAAGCAAGCTCGACAAAGAAGAAAAGCTAATCTCCTTCTTAAAAAATAAAATCCTCTAA